A window from Engraulis encrasicolus isolate BLACKSEA-1 chromosome 11, IST_EnEncr_1.0, whole genome shotgun sequence encodes these proteins:
- the rpl28 gene encoding 60S ribosomal protein L28 translates to MSSSHLQWMVIRNCSSYLIKRNGQTYSTEANNLKSRNSFRFNGLVHRKSVGVDAAADGKGVVVVLKKRAGQRKPVASYEKITINKNARATLSSLRHIIRKNHYRRDLRMAAVRRASAILRSQKPVVVKKKHPRANKAA, encoded by the exons ATGTCGTCCTCACACCTCCAGTGGATGGTCATCAGGAACTGCTCCAGTTACCTCATCAAGAGGAACGGACAGACCTACAGCACT GAGGCCAACAACCTCAAGTCTCGCAACTCCTTCCGCTTCAATGGCCTTGTGCACCGCAAGTCAGTGGGAGTGGATGCTGCCGCTGATGGCAAGGGTGTCGTGGTTGTGTTGAAGAAGAGAGCAG GCCAGCGCAAACCTGTCGCTTCCTATGAGAAGATCACTATCAACAAGAACGCCAGAGCCACCCTCAGCAGCCTGCGCCACATCATCCGCAAGAACCATTACAGGAGAGACCTGCGTATG GCCGCCGTGCGTCGTGCCAGTGCCATCCTGCGCAGCCAGAAGCCTGTGGTGGTCAAGAAGAAGCACCCCCGCGCCAACAAGGCCGCATAA
- the pdcl gene encoding phosducin-like protein produces MTTLDDKLLGEKLQYYCSSSEDEDSDHEDEEAGPKTIRDQAALPPPEMDYSPDGSAVNTGPKGVINDWRKYKQLETEQRKEQKREMEKLIKKLSITCRSHLDEEKDKEKEKQLQDKLRGKLSGKPVEEEEEEDADDEEFLEQYRQQRMAQMRLALSAGRHFAQVVDIGSGEDFLRAVDEEGRGTLVIIHIYEPEVLACQAMEGCMVCLAGQYPQVKWCRVAGSDIGTSEQFRASALPALLMYRGGELVGNLVRVSDQLGHDFYATDVEAMLQEYGLLPDKYAHTTAAGGANANGSIRNSNITQPSDSDSDLDLD; encoded by the exons ATGACGACGCTAGACGACAAGCTCCTGGGGGAGAAGCTGCAGTACTACTGCAGCAGCAGCGAGGACGAGGACAGCGATCACGAGGATGAGGAGGCCGGCCCCAAGACCATCCGCGACCAGGCCGCGCTGCCGCCCCCCGAGATGGACTACAGCCCAGACGGCAGTGCCGTCAACACAG GGCCAAAGGGTGTGATTAACGACTGGCGTAAGTACAAGCAGCTGGAGACGGAGCAGCGCAAGGAGcagaagagggagatggagaagctGATCAAGAAGCTGAGCATCACCTGCCGCTCGCACCTGGACGAGGAGAaggacaaggagaaggagaagcagcTGCAGGACAAACTCCGCGGCAAG ctgTCAGGCAAGccggtagaggaagaggaggaggaggacgcggACGACGAGGAGTTCCTGGAGCAGTACCGGCAGCAGCGCATGGCGCAGATGCGTCTGGCGCTGTCGGCCGGCCGCCACTTCGCCCAGGTGGTGGACATCGGCAGCGGCGAGGACTTCCTGCGCGCGGTGGACGAGGAGGGCCGCGGCACGCTGGTCATCATCCACATCTACGAGCCCGAGGTGCTGGCCTGCCAGGCCATGGAGGGCTGCATGGTGTGCCTGGCCGGCCAGTACCCGCAGGTCAAGTGGTGCCGCGTGGCCGGCTCCGACATTGGCACCAGTGAGCAGTTCCGCGCCTCGGCGCTGCCCGCGCTGCTCATGTACCGCGGCGGCGAGCTGGTGGGCAACCTGGTGCGCGTCAGCGACCAGCTGGGCCACGACTTCTACGCCACCGACGTGGAGGCCATGCTGCAGGAGTACGGCCTGTTGCCCGACAAGTACGCCCATACCACGGCGGCAGGAGGGGCCAACGCCAACGGGAGCATCCGCAACAGCAACATCACGCAGCCCAGTGACTCCGACagcgacttggacttggactag
- the rpl37 gene encoding 60S ribosomal protein L37, with protein MTKGTSSFGKRRNKTHTLCRRCGSKAYHLQKSTCGKCGYPAKRKRSYNWSMKAKRRNTTGTGRMRHMKVVFRRFRNGFREGTVPKPRRSAVAASSSS; from the exons ATG ACGAAGGGTACGTCCTCTTTCGGAAAGCGTCGCAACAAGACGCATACGCTGTGCCGCCGCTGCGGCTCCAAGGCGTACCATCTCCAGAAGTCCACCTGCGGAAAGTGTGGTTACCCGGCCAAGCGCAAGAGATCAT ACAACTGGAGTATGAAGGCCAAGAGACGCAACACCACCGGCACTGGCCGCATGAGGCACATGAAGGTTGTCTTCCGCCGGTTCAG AAATGGATTCCGTGAGGGCACTGTTCCCAAACCCCGGCGTTCAGCGGTGGCAGCATCCAGCTCCTCCTAA